The Klebsiella sp. RHBSTW-00484 genome includes a window with the following:
- the pabB gene encoding aminodeoxychorismate synthase component 1, translating to MLSPAIISLPWRADAAEHYFKPLSSQPWAMLLHSGFANHPHSRFDVIVARPCATLVTHGQTTVISEGEATTTSIADPLTLVHQQLEKHNLQPQAHPHLPFLGGALGLFGYDLGRRFETLPSQADADISLADMAVGIYDWALIVDNHRQEVSLISYDDPQRCLAWLEAQSAPVVEPFELTSPWRSNMSREEYGKKFSQIQAYLHSGDCYQVNLAQRFRASYRGDEWQAFCQLNHANRAPFSAFIRLPEGAILSLSPERFIQLHQSEIQTRPIKGTLPRLSDPELDALQAKTLANSPKDRAENLMIVDLMRNDIGRVAVPGSVRVPELFVVEPFPAVHHLVSTITARLPAHLHATDLLRAAFPGGSITGAPKVRAMEIIDELEPQRRNAWCGSVGYISFCGNMDTSITIRTLTAWQGQLFCSAGGGIVADSEEAAEYQETFDKVNRILHQLES from the coding sequence ATGTTGTCCCCCGCGATTATTTCCCTGCCCTGGCGTGCGGATGCCGCTGAACACTATTTTAAGCCATTAAGTTCACAACCCTGGGCAATGCTGCTGCACTCCGGTTTTGCCAATCATCCACACAGTCGGTTTGACGTTATCGTTGCTCGGCCATGCGCAACGCTGGTGACTCACGGTCAAACCACCGTCATAAGCGAGGGCGAAGCGACCACAACATCAATCGCCGATCCGCTCACGCTCGTGCATCAACAACTGGAGAAGCATAATCTGCAACCGCAAGCTCACCCGCACCTGCCGTTTCTTGGCGGCGCGCTGGGGCTGTTCGGCTACGATCTTGGGCGGCGTTTTGAAACGCTACCGTCGCAGGCGGATGCGGATATCTCCCTGGCGGATATGGCGGTGGGGATCTATGACTGGGCATTGATTGTCGACAATCATCGCCAGGAAGTGTCGTTAATCAGCTATGACGATCCGCAGCGCTGCCTTGCATGGCTGGAGGCGCAATCAGCCCCGGTCGTTGAGCCTTTTGAACTGACTTCGCCGTGGCGCTCAAATATGAGCCGCGAGGAGTACGGCAAAAAATTTAGCCAGATTCAGGCTTATCTGCACAGCGGCGACTGCTATCAGGTCAACCTGGCGCAGCGCTTCAGGGCCAGCTATCGCGGGGATGAATGGCAAGCGTTCTGCCAGCTTAACCACGCCAATCGCGCACCGTTCAGCGCCTTTATCCGCCTGCCTGAAGGGGCAATATTGAGCCTGTCGCCCGAGCGCTTTATTCAGCTACATCAAAGTGAAATCCAGACCCGACCGATTAAAGGCACTTTGCCAAGACTGTCCGACCCCGAGCTGGATGCGCTGCAGGCGAAAACGCTGGCGAACTCGCCGAAAGACCGCGCAGAAAACCTGATGATCGTCGATTTAATGCGCAACGACATTGGCCGGGTTGCCGTGCCCGGTAGCGTTCGCGTCCCCGAACTGTTCGTCGTTGAACCGTTTCCTGCCGTACATCATCTGGTGAGCACCATTACCGCCAGATTGCCCGCTCATCTTCACGCTACCGACCTGCTGCGCGCAGCGTTTCCCGGCGGCTCAATTACCGGCGCGCCGAAGGTCAGAGCGATGGAAATTATCGATGAACTGGAGCCGCAAAGGCGCAACGCGTGGTGCGGGAGCGTCGGCTATATCAGCTTCTGCGGCAATATGGATACCAGCATCACCATCCGCACGCTCACCGCCTGGCAGGGGCAGCTTTTCTGCTCCGCCGGTGGCGGTATTGTGGCCGATAGCGAAGAAGCAGCGGAAT
- a CDS encoding YoaH family protein, with the protein MFAGLPSLSHEQQQKAVERIQELMSQGMSSGEAISLVANELRASHTGDRIVARFEDEDEEE; encoded by the coding sequence ATGTTTGCAGGTTTACCTTCGCTGAGCCACGAGCAACAGCAAAAAGCAGTAGAACGAATTCAGGAACTGATGTCGCAGGGCATGAGCAGCGGCGAGGCTATCTCTTTAGTGGCTAACGAACTGCGCGCCTCGCATACCGGCGATCGGATTGTGGCGCGCTTTGAGGATGAAGACGAAGAAGAGTAA
- a CDS encoding RidA family protein, translated as MTITRIDAEARWSDVVIHNQTLYYTGVPSNLDADACAQTADTLAQIDAVLEKQGSSKSRILDATIFLADGADFAAMNQAWDAWVVAGHAPVRCTVQAKLMNPKYKVEIKIIAAV; from the coding sequence ATGACAATTACGCGTATCGATGCCGAAGCCCGCTGGTCTGATGTCGTGATCCACAACCAGACGCTGTACTACACCGGCGTACCATCAAATCTGGATGCCGACGCCTGCGCGCAAACCGCTGACACTCTGGCGCAGATTGACGCCGTGCTGGAAAAACAGGGCAGCAGCAAGTCACGCATTCTTGATGCCACTATTTTCCTCGCCGACGGCGCTGATTTTGCGGCGATGAACCAGGCATGGGATGCCTGGGTTGTCGCAGGCCACGCGCCGGTGCGGTGCACCGTACAGGCCAAACTGATGAATCCAAAGTACAAAGTTGAGATTAAGATTATCGCCGCAGTCTGA
- a CDS encoding ATP-dependent DNA helicase, translated as MIDDFAADGQLASAIAGFKPREPQRQMAFAVASAIEETRPLVVEAGTGTGKTYAYLAPALRANKKAIISTGSKALQDQLYSRDLPTVAKALKFAGKLALLKGRSNYLCLERLEQQALAGGDLPVQTLSDVILLRSWSNQTIDGDISTCVSVAEDSQAWPLVTSTNDNCLGSDCPLYKDCFVVKARKKAMDADVVVVNHHLFLADMVVKESGFGELIPEAEVMIFDEAHQLPDIASQYFGQSLSSRQLLDLAKDITIAYRTELKDTQQLQKCADRLAQSAQDFRLQLGDPGYRGNLRELLADNNIQRALLLLDDALELCYDVAKLSLGRSALLDAAFERATLYRGRLKRLKDTNQPGYSYWYECNSRHFTLALTPLTVADKFKEVMVQKPGSWIFTSATLSVNDDLHHFTDRLGIGEAQTLLLPSPFDYAHQALLCVPRNLPLPNQPGAARHLAAMLKPLIEANDGRCFMLCTSHAMMRDLAEQFRATMTLPVLLQGETSKGQLLQQFVSAGNALLVATSSFWEGVDVRGDALSLVIIDKLPFTSPDDPLLKARMEDCRLRGGDPFDEVQLPDAVITLKQGVGRLIRDIDDRGVLVICDNRLVMRPYGATFLASLPPAPRTRDIRRAVRFLAVPPAR; from the coding sequence GTGATCGACGATTTTGCAGCAGACGGCCAGTTGGCCAGCGCGATTGCGGGATTTAAACCACGCGAGCCGCAGCGCCAGATGGCTTTCGCCGTCGCCAGCGCGATTGAAGAAACCCGTCCGCTGGTGGTTGAAGCGGGAACAGGAACCGGGAAAACTTACGCGTACCTGGCGCCAGCGCTGCGTGCAAATAAAAAAGCCATCATCTCCACCGGCTCGAAAGCGTTGCAGGATCAGCTCTATAGCCGGGATTTGCCCACCGTGGCCAAAGCGCTGAAGTTCGCCGGGAAGCTGGCCTTGCTGAAAGGGCGCTCGAACTACCTCTGCCTTGAGCGTCTTGAACAACAGGCGCTTGCCGGGGGCGACCTGCCGGTGCAAACCCTCAGCGACGTCATTCTGCTGCGATCGTGGTCTAACCAAACTATTGATGGCGATATCAGCACCTGCGTGAGCGTGGCGGAAGACTCTCAGGCCTGGCCGCTGGTCACCAGTACCAACGACAACTGTCTGGGTAGCGACTGCCCCCTGTATAAAGATTGCTTTGTCGTTAAAGCGCGGAAAAAGGCAATGGATGCCGATGTGGTGGTCGTTAACCACCATCTGTTCCTCGCCGATATGGTGGTGAAAGAGAGCGGCTTCGGCGAACTGATTCCGGAAGCGGAAGTGATGATCTTCGATGAAGCGCATCAGTTGCCGGACATCGCCAGCCAATATTTTGGTCAATCGCTCTCCAGCCGCCAGCTGCTGGATCTGGCGAAAGACATCACGATTGCTTACCGTACCGAACTGAAAGACACCCAGCAGCTACAGAAATGTGCTGACCGCCTGGCCCAGAGCGCGCAGGATTTTCGCCTGCAATTAGGCGATCCGGGCTATCGCGGTAACCTGCGTGAGCTCCTGGCGGATAACAATATTCAGCGTGCGCTGCTGCTGCTCGATGATGCCCTTGAGCTGTGTTACGACGTGGCAAAATTATCTCTCGGACGTTCAGCGCTGCTTGATGCTGCCTTCGAGCGGGCGACGTTATATCGCGGGCGGCTTAAACGGCTGAAGGATACCAATCAGCCCGGTTACAGCTATTGGTACGAATGCAACTCCCGCCACTTTACGCTGGCGCTGACGCCTTTGACGGTGGCGGATAAATTTAAAGAAGTGATGGTGCAAAAACCGGGGAGTTGGATATTTACCTCGGCGACGCTGTCTGTTAACGATGATCTGCACCATTTCACCGATCGTCTGGGAATTGGCGAAGCGCAAACGCTGCTGCTGCCCAGCCCCTTTGATTATGCTCATCAGGCGCTGCTATGCGTGCCGCGAAATTTGCCATTGCCCAATCAACCCGGTGCAGCAAGGCATCTGGCGGCGATGCTCAAACCGCTGATTGAAGCCAACGATGGTCGCTGCTTTATGCTGTGCACCTCGCACGCCATGATGCGCGATCTCGCTGAACAATTCCGCGCCACTATGACGCTGCCGGTTCTTTTGCAAGGGGAAACCAGTAAAGGCCAACTTCTGCAGCAGTTTGTTAGCGCGGGTAACGCCCTGCTAGTGGCGACCAGCAGCTTCTGGGAAGGGGTGGACGTGCGCGGTGATGCGCTCTCGTTGGTGATTATCGATAAACTGCCTTTCACCTCACCGGACGATCCGCTACTCAAAGCGCGAATGGAAGACTGCCGTCTGCGCGGCGGCGACCCATTTGATGAGGTTCAACTGCCGGATGCGGTTATCACCTTAAAACAGGGCGTCGGGCGCTTGATTCGCGATATCGACGATCGCGGCGTGCTGGTTATCTGCGACAACCGCCTGGTGATGCGTCCGTATGGTGCAACGTTCCTCGCTAGCCTGCCGCCCGCGCCGCGAACTCGCGATATCCGTCGGGCGGTGCGTTTCCTGGCGGTGCCGCCAGCGAGGTAA
- the tsaB gene encoding tRNA (adenosine(37)-N6)-threonylcarbamoyltransferase complex dimerization subunit type 1 TsaB yields the protein MRILAIDTATEACSAALWNDGTLSAHFEICPREHTQRILPLVQDVLNESGIMLTELDALAFGRGPGSFTGVRIGIGIAQGLALGAELPMIGVSTLATMAQGAWRKTGATRVLAAIDARMGEVYWAEYQRDEQGDWHGEESEAVLKPEGVSERLQQLEGQWATVGTGWQAWPEMANASALTLTDGEIQLPEAQDMLPLACHLFMAGKTVAVELAEPVYLRNEVAWKKLPGRE from the coding sequence ATGCGAATTTTGGCTATCGATACCGCCACAGAGGCCTGCTCTGCGGCGCTGTGGAATGATGGCACCCTCAGTGCTCATTTCGAAATCTGTCCCCGTGAACATACTCAACGGATCCTGCCGCTGGTGCAGGATGTCCTCAACGAAAGCGGCATCATGCTTACTGAACTCGACGCGCTGGCCTTTGGCCGCGGTCCAGGCAGCTTTACCGGCGTGCGTATCGGTATCGGTATTGCTCAGGGACTGGCGTTAGGCGCAGAGCTACCGATGATTGGTGTTTCCACGCTGGCAACCATGGCGCAGGGCGCGTGGCGTAAAACCGGCGCAACCCGCGTTTTGGCGGCGATTGATGCCAGAATGGGCGAAGTCTACTGGGCGGAATATCAGCGCGATGAGCAGGGCGACTGGCATGGCGAAGAGAGCGAAGCGGTGCTCAAGCCGGAAGGCGTCAGTGAACGCCTGCAACAGCTCGAAGGGCAGTGGGCGACCGTCGGTACCGGCTGGCAAGCCTGGCCGGAGATGGCTAACGCTAGTGCATTGACGTTAACCGATGGTGAAATCCAGCTGCCGGAAGCGCAGGATATGCTGCCGCTGGCTTGTCATCTGTTTATGGCGGGCAAAACGGTGGCCGTTGAGCTCGCAGAACCAGTTTATTTACGTAATGAAGTCGCCTGGAAGAAACTTCCTGGCCGCGAGTGA